A region of Oncorhynchus masou masou isolate Uvic2021 chromosome 29, UVic_Omas_1.1, whole genome shotgun sequence DNA encodes the following proteins:
- the fbxo43 gene encoding F-box only protein 43: MDHCLRPDVNFHNLKDLQYGACHDSGYLDSGYSSKIESGEDFDLSKSFLSSDGFHETPKENVSRKCEPLSPRKNRRQAGVRSPQRDTLKEQPLKNGWCETPKGSRREPLLRRRLLVSKTADDTETPRTKRTDSSSNVGTEHGSNMVFNSPGAFTIGALASSTLKPEDVLLSGRKLRLLFSLAKTSTLEDGKCNMANVNLFESKASATSLSDVDLEESVGPSDLLTTEMLETPRYSRLTPSAKGNFQTPVNNDDVAANLSDSLSVLSTPTPKYHFDTPSSTPTRKHYDRSVSEDSGFSSLALDKSQDSTVDNDGSFQELLLLSSGSSKCKETPSRLAEMMMMKRRSRLERQRRLSTLREGGSQSEGDRDVRNLAAHRTHRREKKNLVSQEHLERSFFKEDDDDSDVFPDVTPPKTTTTITTAKLEDLSFTPALQMVRALSQRTSRMLLERPSLEELLRVSEKEAFRTTMPLAGLIGRKMGLGKVDIFTELKRKNLRHILAKILNQLSSEDVYRVGQVSRSWDEVIVQNKMSSRRRRHYLTDVKASLELGSAVHVPDAETRLTLPSRSVLKSVQAQARTPSTSIRGTPQSGTGTSTPVQHNSASKQDLFIQVAKTLFTDESLKPCPRCRHPARCHSGKMEAVCSSADCGFWFCTGCLCAFHGSKECASLSAKRRSEKDVLPGSARSKRNVRRL; encoded by the exons ATGGACCACTGTCTCAGACCAGATGTCAATTTCCACAACCTCAAAGACCTGCAATATGGAGCTTGTCATGACAGCGGATACCTGGACAGTGGCTACAGCTCTAAGATCGAGAGCGGAGAGGATTTTGACCTCTCAAAAAGTTTTTTATCTTCTGACGGTTTTCACGAAACGCCTAAAGAGAACGTTTCACGGAAATGCGAACCTCTGTCACCCAGAAAGAACAGACGACAAGCGGGCGTCAGAAGTCCGCAGAGAGACACCTTGAAGGAGCAGCCGTTAAAGAACGGCTGGTGTGAAACTCCTAAAGGGTCCAGGAGAGAGCCGTTGCTGAGAAGACGTCTCCTCGTGTCTAAAACCGCAGACGATACAGAAACGCCACGCACTAAAAGGACTGACTCGTCATCCAACGTGGGCACCGAACACGGCTCAAACATGGTCTTTAACTCACCGGGTGCCTTCACCATTGGAGCTTTGGCTTCAAGCACTCTAAAACCAGAAGACGTGCTTCTGTCCGGCAGGAAACTgcgcctcctcttctctcttgcAAAAACCTCAACACTCGAAGACGGTAAATGCAACATGGCCAACGTCAATCTCTTTGAGAGTAAGGCCTCTGCTACGTCGCTCTCCGATGTAGACCTGGAAGAGAGCGTCGGTCCCTCAGACCTCCTTACCACGGAGATGCTGGAGACCCCACGCTATAGCAGATTAACACCCTCGGCCAAAGGCAACTTCCAGACTCCGGTCAACAACGATGACGTAGCGGCTAACCTCTCGGACAGCCTGAGTGTCCTGAGCACCCCTACTCCTAAATACCACTTTGACACCCCTTCCTCTACCCCTACTCGTAAACACTACGACCGCTCTGTGTCTGAGGACAGCGGCTTCAGCTCCTTGGCTCTGGATAAATCCCAGGACTCCACGGTAGACAATGATGGTTCCTTCCAGGAGCTGCTGCTGTTGTCGTCGGGTAGCTCCAAGTGCAAGGAGACCCCCAGCAGGCTGgctgagatgatgatgatgaagaggag GTCCAGACTGGAGCGCCAACGTCGCCTCTCCACTCTGCGAGAGGGGGGTTCCCAATCTGAGGGGGACCGGGACGTGAGGAACCTGGCAGCCCACAGAACTCATCgcagagagaagaagaacctCGTATCCCAGGAACATCTGGAGCGCAGCTTCTTCAAGGAGGATGACGACGACAGTGACGTCTTCCCGGATGTGACGCCGccgaaaacaacaacaacaataaccacCGCTAAGCTAGAGGACCTGTCCTTCACGCCGGCCCTGCAGATGGTCCGGGCCCTGTCCCAGAGGACATCCAGGATGTTGCTGGAACGCCCCAGTCTGGAGGAACTGCTGAGGGTCTCGGAGAAGGAGGCCTTCAGGACCACCATGCCCCTGGCTGGACTGATTGGCAGGAAGATGGGCCTGGGGAAGGTAGACATCTTTACCGAGCTGAAGAGGAAGAATCTCAGACACATCCTGGCGAAGATTCTCAATCAGCTGTCCTCTGAAGATGTCTACAG GGTCGGTCAGGTGTCCCGGAGCTGGGATGAGGTCATAGTTCAGAACAAGATGTCCAGCCGCAGGAGGCGACACTACCTGACGGACGTCAAGGCCTCTCTGGAG cttgGCAGTGCAGTCCATGTCCCTGATGCAGAGACCAGGTTGACCCTGCCGAGCCGGTCTgtcctgaagtcagtccaggccCAGGCCAGGACCCCCAGTACCAGCATCCGTGGTACCCCCCAGTCAGGAACGGGCACTTCAACCCCCGTCCAGCACAACTCCGCCAGCAAACAGGACCTGTTCATACAG GTGGCCAAAACCCTCTTCACGGACGAAAGTCTGAAGCCCTGCCCTCGGTGCCGGCACCCTGCTAGGTGTCACTCGGGGAAGATGGAGGCCGTGTGTAGCAGCGCTGACTGTGGATTCTGGTTCTGTACCGGCTGCCTTTGTGCCTTCCACGGATCCAAAGAATGCGCTAGCCTGTCGGCCAAGAGACGTAGCGAGAAGGACGTTCTTCCCGGGAGCGCTCGGAGCAAACGCAATGTCAGGAGATTGTGA
- the LOC135520970 gene encoding large ribosomal subunit protein eL30-like isoform X2 gives MKSGKYVLGYKQTQRMIRQGKAKLVILANNTPALRKSEIEYYAMLAKTGVHHYSGNNIELGTACGKYFRVCTLAIIDPGDSDIIRSMPDQPQGEK, from the exons ATGAAGAGCGGTAAATACGTCCTGGGCTACAAACAGACTCAGAGGATGATCCGCCAGGGCAAAGCCAAGCTGGTCATCCTGGCCAACAACACACCTGCCCTCAG GAAGTCAGAGATCGAGTATTATGCGATGCTGGCTAAGACTGGGGTCCACCActacagtgggaacaacatagAGCTTGGCACAGCCTGTGGAAAGTACTTTAGAGTCTGTACCCTGGCCATCATTGACCCTG GGGACTCAGAcatcatcaggagcatgcctGATCAGCCACAGGGGGAGAAGTAG
- the echdc1 gene encoding ethylmalonyl-CoA decarboxylase isoform X1 translates to MGCPSPVCFYPSILHLLPFPGSSMVLSAARKHLLGGIQLGGWGQHLLRGSRPGAWGQHLLRGSRPGAWGQYLLRGIGSVYTDAKGFQEKEIREKLQAFPGGSIDLVKQESGIAVLTVNNLARMNAFSGSMMVELEERVSQLEEWTEGKGLIIQGAAGTFCSGSDLNAVRAISNPQDGIKMCTFMQNALTRLLRLPLLSVALVEGNALGGGAELTTACDFRLMAPGSVIQFVHKHMGLVPGWGGAARLVRIVGGQNALKMLGGALKIDPEMGLQIGLADGVLEGSLAGSGANALLEAEQWLGCYTAGPAPVIRAIKSVVVSGRELPLEVALRTERDVFGTVWGGPANLQALATKAKHK, encoded by the exons ATGGGCTG tccctctcctgtgtgtttctatccctccatccttcaccTCCTACCTTTCCCTGGTAGCAGCATGGTTCTGTCTGCAGCCAGGAAGCACCTCCTCGGGGGCATTCAGCTTGGTGGCTGGGGGCAGCACCTCCTCAGGGGGAGTCGGCCTGGTGCCTGGGGGCAGCACCTCCTCAGGGGGAGTCGGCCTGGTGCTTGGGGGCAGTACCTCCTCAGGGGGATTGGATCAGTTTACACCGATGCCAAGGGGTTCCAGGAGAAGGAGATCAGAGAGAAACTCCAAGCTTTCCCTGGGGGATCTATAGACCTTGTCAAGCAGGAGTCGGGCATCGCGGTACTGACCGTCAACAACCTTGCTCGCATGAACGCTTTCTCTG GTTCCATGATGGtggagctggaggagagggtgtcCCAGCTAGAGGAGTGGACGGAGGGCAAAGGTCTCATCATCCAGGGGGCTGCTGGGACATTCTGCTCTGGGTCAGATCTCAACGCAGTTAGGGCTATATCCAACCCTCAG GATGGGATAAAGATGTGTACGTTCATGCAGAATGCCCTGACCAGACTACTGAG GCTACCCCTGTTGTCTGTAGCTCTGGTGGAAGGGAACGCACTGGGGGGAGGAGCTGAACTCACTACTGCCTGTGACTTTAG GTTGATGGCGCCGGGCAGTGTGATCCAGTTTGTCCATAAACACATGGGTCTGGTCCCTGGTTGGGGCGGTGCAGCTCGATTGGTACGCATCGTAGGCGGCCAGAACGCCCTGAAGATGCTGGGTGGCGCTTTGAAAATAGACCCAGAGATGGGGCTTCAGATTGGGCTTGCGGACGGGGTCCTGGAAGGTTCCCTGGCTGGGTCTGGAGCCAATGCCCTCCTGGAGGCAGAGCAGTGGTTGGGATGCTACACCGCGGGTCCAGCCCCGGTCATCAGAGCCATAAAGAGCGTGGTGGTGTCTGGGAGAGAGCTCCCCCTGGAGGTGGCCCTGAGGACTGAGAGGGACGTGTTCGGGACAGTGTGGGGAGGACCGGCTAACCTACAGGCTCTGGCCACTAAGGCCAAACACAAGTGA
- the echdc1 gene encoding ethylmalonyl-CoA decarboxylase isoform X2, with amino-acid sequence MVLSAARKHLLGGIQLGGWGQHLLRGSRPGAWGQHLLRGSRPGAWGQYLLRGIGSVYTDAKGFQEKEIREKLQAFPGGSIDLVKQESGIAVLTVNNLARMNAFSGSMMVELEERVSQLEEWTEGKGLIIQGAAGTFCSGSDLNAVRAISNPQDGIKMCTFMQNALTRLLRLPLLSVALVEGNALGGGAELTTACDFRLMAPGSVIQFVHKHMGLVPGWGGAARLVRIVGGQNALKMLGGALKIDPEMGLQIGLADGVLEGSLAGSGANALLEAEQWLGCYTAGPAPVIRAIKSVVVSGRELPLEVALRTERDVFGTVWGGPANLQALATKAKHK; translated from the exons ATGGTTCTGTCTGCAGCCAGGAAGCACCTCCTCGGGGGCATTCAGCTTGGTGGCTGGGGGCAGCACCTCCTCAGGGGGAGTCGGCCTGGTGCCTGGGGGCAGCACCTCCTCAGGGGGAGTCGGCCTGGTGCTTGGGGGCAGTACCTCCTCAGGGGGATTGGATCAGTTTACACCGATGCCAAGGGGTTCCAGGAGAAGGAGATCAGAGAGAAACTCCAAGCTTTCCCTGGGGGATCTATAGACCTTGTCAAGCAGGAGTCGGGCATCGCGGTACTGACCGTCAACAACCTTGCTCGCATGAACGCTTTCTCTG GTTCCATGATGGtggagctggaggagagggtgtcCCAGCTAGAGGAGTGGACGGAGGGCAAAGGTCTCATCATCCAGGGGGCTGCTGGGACATTCTGCTCTGGGTCAGATCTCAACGCAGTTAGGGCTATATCCAACCCTCAG GATGGGATAAAGATGTGTACGTTCATGCAGAATGCCCTGACCAGACTACTGAG GCTACCCCTGTTGTCTGTAGCTCTGGTGGAAGGGAACGCACTGGGGGGAGGAGCTGAACTCACTACTGCCTGTGACTTTAG GTTGATGGCGCCGGGCAGTGTGATCCAGTTTGTCCATAAACACATGGGTCTGGTCCCTGGTTGGGGCGGTGCAGCTCGATTGGTACGCATCGTAGGCGGCCAGAACGCCCTGAAGATGCTGGGTGGCGCTTTGAAAATAGACCCAGAGATGGGGCTTCAGATTGGGCTTGCGGACGGGGTCCTGGAAGGTTCCCTGGCTGGGTCTGGAGCCAATGCCCTCCTGGAGGCAGAGCAGTGGTTGGGATGCTACACCGCGGGTCCAGCCCCGGTCATCAGAGCCATAAAGAGCGTGGTGGTGTCTGGGAGAGAGCTCCCCCTGGAGGTGGCCCTGAGGACTGAGAGGGACGTGTTCGGGACAGTGTGGGGAGGACCGGCTAACCTACAGGCTCTGGCCACTAAGGCCAAACACAAGTGA
- the LOC135520970 gene encoding large ribosomal subunit protein eL30-like isoform X1, producing the protein MVATKKTKKSLESINSRLQLVMKSGKYVLGYKQTQRMIRQGKAKLVILANNTPALRKSEIEYYAMLAKTGVHHYSGNNIELGTACGKYFRVCTLAIIDPGDSDIIRSMPDQPQGEK; encoded by the exons ATGGTGGCCACTAAGAAAACT AAAAAGTCCCTGGAGTCCATCAACTCTCGGCTTCAGCTGGTGATGAAGAGCGGTAAATACGTCCTGGGCTACAAACAGACTCAGAGGATGATCCGCCAGGGCAAAGCCAAGCTGGTCATCCTGGCCAACAACACACCTGCCCTCAG GAAGTCAGAGATCGAGTATTATGCGATGCTGGCTAAGACTGGGGTCCACCActacagtgggaacaacatagAGCTTGGCACAGCCTGTGGAAAGTACTTTAGAGTCTGTACCCTGGCCATCATTGACCCTG GGGACTCAGAcatcatcaggagcatgcctGATCAGCCACAGGGGGAGAAGTAG